The DNA segment AGCCATCGGGCTGAGAGAGGAGCAAGGCGAGGGCACTGGAGGatcagggagggaattccaggtctggTATAACTGGAGGAGGCAATGGGCTCGGAAATCAGAAGTCTTTTTGCTGAGGGCAAGAGAGGGCAGAACTGGAACGAACATGAATGTGAATGTTCAGTGGCAGAAGTCCACCGGGGCCTGGATTTCTATACTCAGCACTCCACGCCGTGGGCACGGGAAAGGGCGAAGCGAGCTGGCGAGGTGATCCAGGCCTGGGTGTTGATGGGGTGAGATAGTTGGGGCCAGCTGCACTCTAGgtaggagacaggaggaaaacacTCAAACCCCTGCCCCTGGGGCGAGCCAGGACCAGAAGGGCGGTGatggcacaggaggaggaggaggaggaggaggaggaagaccaggctggcgggggggggtgaGTAAGAGGTGACATCAGCAGGCATGGTGCCTTACCTCTCTGGCTtccccccttgcccctccccagaTGAAACCAAATCCATTTCTTtcgctttctttttctctcttcctctatcactttctattttttcctctctctatccacctcccccaccttccgGTTTCTATCAGGCGATTGGCTCTTTGCACACCAGctgctcaaaggtttcattttaTCAGGCTCTTCAGCGTGCAAATTGCAGCCTCCTGGGCTAGCTGGGCTTTTCCTGACCCACAGTGGACTGAGGACTGTAGCTCCGCTCCCTAGAAACGAAGGGGGAAGTGAGGTGCGTAGTAGGGTTTGGGCAGCCCTACCAACCTCCAGCACCGCCCAGAACTTAGTCCGGTCACAAAGGTCTCCGCTGatggacaccccctccccccaggccgaCCGCCGGCTCATCGGGGCCATGCACGAGCCTGGAACTTTTGCCTTGATTTTGCTTTCTGCCTTCACTCCCACCTTCCAGTTTCAAAACTTTCAAGACTTCCTAACCCATCTTGCAGTTCCCGTCGGCCCGCTTCCTCCCCAGATGAACCAGAGCCAAACTCCTTTGGTCACTTTGGCTCTGTTCTCCAGGAAGCCCGGTTCTCCCTCGTTCTTATTCTTCCTGTTGGTCAGCCCACTCCTTTGGAGGCTTTGACATGCCACCCGGGGGTTCAGCAGCAGCTTTGTCTCTCAGCATTTTGCAGGGGggcgactgtaaactccttgttggaaggaattgtgtctatcaactctattgcggtgtactctcccaagcgttcagtacagtcctctgcacacagtaactgttcagtaaatgccatttaccccaaaaagaaaaacacaagtgTTTTGTTTCTCTCTTGGAGAAGGTCACCACTAgcttataatcagtcaatcagtggtatttattgagtgcttactgtgtgctgagcattatattaagtatgacagagttggcagacacattccctgcccacaaggaacttacagtctagagcgggagacagatattaaaataaactacacatAGGTACATAAGGTGATCATCAAATGCataaaaggtacagattcaagtgcgtagacgggagagtggggagatgagggcttagacagggaaggcctcttggagtagatgcgattttaatgaggtttgaaggtgaggagtgtagtggtctgtcatatttgaaagaggagggtgttccaggtgaggggacataggcaaggggtcgacggtgagatagacgagatcaaggtacagtaagtagattggcattaggggagcaaaatgtgtgagctaggttgtactaggaaatcagtgagctgagataggagggggcgagctgattgagtgctttacagccaaaggaaaggagtttctgtttgatgctgaagtgGGTGGGCAAACACTGGGGGTTCTTGGGCATTGGAgaggcatggactgaatgttcttcagaaaaatgagccaagcaggaaagtgaagtatggactgagtggggagagtgaggaggcaaggaggtcagcgaggaggctgatgcagtaatcaaggcaggataagtgcttgctaagtataatagcagtttggatgcagggggaaggacagattttagtgacattATGAAAGTGGAACTGGCAGGATTCAGtggcagaatgaatatgtgggttaaatgagacatGAGTtgaggattcattcgttcattcaattgtatttattgagcgctcactgtgtgcagaacactttactaagtgcttgggggagtacacaatagtcacattccctgtccacaatgagcttatagtctagagaggagggtgatagacatcaatacgaataaataaaattacagatacgtacataaatgctgcaggaaTGGAagtcgggggaagagcaaagggagcgaatcagggcgatgcagaagggattgcgaggtgaggaaaagtggggcttagtttgggaaggcctcttggaggagatgtgccttcaataaggctttgaagcaagggagagtcactgtctgtcggatttgaggagggagggcattccgggccagaggcaggatgcgagctaggggtcggcagcgagataggagagactgaggcatagtgagaaggttagcacgagaggagtgaagtgtgcgggctgggttgtagaaggagagaagtgaggtgtggtaggagagggcaaggtggtggactgctttaaaaccaatggtgaggagcttatGTTTGCtggggagctggatgggcaaccgctggagttttttgaggagcggggtgacgtgtcctgagcgtttttgtagaaaaatgatccgggcagcagagtgaaatatggactggagtggggaagaaacaggaggctgggaaatcagcaaggaggctgatgcagtaatccagccaggatgaataaatgactggattaccgtggtagaagtttgggtggagaggaaagggtggatttcagcgatgaagggaagggggggcggaCAGGACTTGGTGATGACTTGGAGTTGAGTTGAATGacggagaggagtcaaagatcatcccaagcttatgggcttgggagacagggaggttagtggtgctgtctacagtgccaggaaagacatggggaggacagggtttgggagggaagatgagttgttttggacatgttaagcttgaggtgatgggaggacatccaagtagcgatgtcccgaaggcaggaggaaatgcgagactgcagaagagagaggtcagggtcatgggagcagatgagttctctaagggactgggtgtagttggagaatggaaggggacctagaactgagctttTGGGCGCctcccacaattagagggtgggaggcagaggaggctgcgagagtgagaaggagcagccagagaggtaagagaggacggtgtcggtgaagccaagttcagatgatgtttccaggagaaaggggtgggaaaCACATCTAAAGGCAacggagaggtcgaggaggattaggatggagtggaggccattggatttggcaaggagatgactggtgaccttagagagggtggtgtctgtggaatgaagagggtggaagccagatcggagggggatCGAAGGGAGaatattggaggagaggaactggaggcaacaggtgtagacaactcgctcaggaAGTgttgagaggagagagatggggaggtaaCTGGAGACAGTCATGGGGACGAGGGgacttgtttgaaagcagtgggaaagaagccattggaaagggaATGGTTGTGGATGGCAATCAGGGCGGggagcagagatggggagagtgcaattcatCACGGCTTCCTACTTCCCTCAGTGCCTGAGTCTTGTGATGATTCTTGCTCCCACTGGATTGTCCATCCAGCGTATTTCCTAGCAGACATAGCCCATGATATGGCGAGGTTTATGCTCCTTGAAAATATGGCTGGATCCTGAGGTACACTGTTCCACAGGCTTGCATATTATCAATTGAGATCTGTTCCAGAACTTCTAGAAAAGTATCAAATTCCTCTGTGTTGCATACTGCAAGAGTAAACAGCACTACAACACCTAACCTCTGTTAAAGCAATTTAAAGCATAACAGAGCATAGCATCCCACGTTGAgaagatggcttagtggaaaaccccgggtttgggagtcagaggacgtgggttcaaatcccagctccaccacttgtctgctgtgtgatcttgggcaagtcgcttcacttctctgggcctaccgcatctgtaaaatgggggatgcagACTGAACCTggcgtgggccgacctgattaccttgtataataataatgttggtatttgttaagcgcttactatgtgccgagcactgttctaagcgctggggtagacatagggaaatcaggttgtcccacgtggggctcacagtcttaatccccattttacagatgagggaactgaggcacagagaagttaagtgacttgcccacagtcacacagtatctattccagcgcttagaacgatgcttggcacatagtaagtgcttaacaactaccaacattattattattatctccacacTAATTAAATGAGGAACTGTAGTTCGATCATGAATCGCTGCATGAGCCCACAGAAGTTCAAGCTAGTTCCCCTGACACAGGGGTGACCACACAACCTTCGAATAGAATTAATTTTCTTCTTAACGGATCTAGCCTGCAGGCAGGCTAACACCTCCTGAACACCTCGGTTCACCTTTGAATCTCTTTCTCCATCAGGGGCTTCTTCGATCATTCTGCTAAATTCATTCACTTTCTTGAAAACTGACACACGTcttcttcttgagaagcagcgtggctcagtgagaagcagcgtggctcagtggaaagtgcacgggctttggagtcaggactcatgagttcgaatcccagctctgccacttgtcagctgtgtgactgtgggcaagtcacttaacttctctgtgcctcagttccctcatctgtaaaatggggattaagactgtgagccccacgtgggacaacctgattcccctgtgtctaccccagcgcttagaacagtgctcggcacatagtaagcgcttaacaaataccaatattattattccctccaacTTCAGTTGGCGACTATAACTTCTTCACCTGTTTTGACATCTTGCGAGGATGGAttagatctgctgtgtgaccttgggctagtcacttcacttctctgtgcctcagttacctcatgtgtaaaatggggatgaagactgtgagccccacaagggacaacctgattagcttgtatctaccccggtgcctcaacaaataccatcattattattattagatatttttaatggtattttttaggtgcttattacATGCTAGGCAccctactatgcactggggtagatacaagataatcaggttgggcacagtccctatccctgcacggggctcagagtataaattggagggaggaggatttaatctgcatttatcagttgaggcaactgaggccccgagaagttaccTGCCATgctcaaggtcccagagcagacaggaagtggaaccaggattagaactcaaatcctctgacccccagacccatgttctcccCCCTAGGCCTGGTTGGACGAGTCCTCTGAAAGATTCATTGCCGATGGCATCACCCAATCCTAAATTAAGTGCCTCCCCAGTTCGGCACCTTCTTTTAGTCATCTGTTAGGGGACTTCTTGAGCACCTTGAGGATCGGACCCAACAGGCAGGGAGCTTCCTCCAAGATTCATTCTTTTATTGTTGATCGCTCGGTCTCGGCCCAGGCACGGGGTCTGGAGCAGGGAAGAATCTACTCAATcgtagataagagaagcagcgtatatatcaatcattggtatttaccgagcacttactttgcgcagagcactgtagtgagcgcttgggagagtacgacagtgtcagcagacacgttccctccccgtaacgagcttagtctctaagcagggtggtctagtggaaagagcgggggcccggaagtcagaggaccgtggtcctaatcccggcttcaccccttgcctgctgtgggaccttgaacaagtcacttaacctctctataccttcgttttctcacctgtataattgggattcaattcctgttctccctacttagaccgcCAATCCCCTGTGAGACTGGGAATGGGTCCAACTGAGTCCTTgtctccaccctggcacttagttcagtgtttgacacataagcacttaaccaagaccACTATTATCATCTTTTGTGCCCAACTGGGACATCGGTATGGCAGGGCTTTTGGTGGGGTAAGCATGTTGCATCCCTGGGGCAGTTAAAACCCAGGGTCAGGCCTGCATCCTCAGGTTATGTGTATTGCCAGGTGACCCCATCacttctgggaggccttccccccTTTAGTTTCTAATCTCCCCTGCTTAGTCCCCCCTGCCCAGGTGCCACTTTGGCATTTCCTCACTTCTATTTAGCTCTCACGCTCCCATCCTCCACCACCTCGACCAGCATTTAGGTACATCAAATACATTTTCTTCCACcagtctgtaatttcttttagtgtctccCCCCTATTGTAAATTCCTTGCCTACTAAGTATTTTACTCTCAATCACTGGGTttgattgagcagttactgtgagcagagctctgaactaagcacttggggaaagtacaatagttggtcactgtgatccctgcccacacgagtttacggtctactgaGTCTCAGTCAGTACACTGCTCCGCTCACGGTAGCCACTCAATGATTTTGACTGATAGGACGCCGTCGTAGCATTTCCGAAGCCCATTATACTCCACAACCTAACACCTAACTACTCAACTTCTTAGATCCAAAGGAACAGTACTCCAATCCTGATTTCTCAATAAACGGTTAAGGAGTTATCTGATTCAGATGGGATCTCATTTCCTTAAGCCACATGATTTTAAAGTTCGATGATGTGCCCGGCCCTAATCTGCATCTTCTCTACGAACAAATGAAGTCCAAGCGTTAgaacagtaggtgcccaataaaaatgattgattgactgactgatacatGGGAAACCTTCAAGCTTCATATTACAGTAACCCCTATCAGTCGGAGCACAGTTCCTGGCCGCAGTCACCCCTACAagtttctcattcattcgttcgatcgtatctattgaatgcttactgtgtgcagaacactgtactaagcacttggcaagtccaatagagcaataaaagagggacgatccccgcccgcaacgggcaGTCTTTCAAGCACCAGCCTGTCAGAGCTGTCTCTGGGATAATGCCGGATGGGGAGCTTCAGCCCCAACAGTCCTGAAATGTCAACTATTTTTTCCCTTTCTGGGGCATCCATCAACGTTTCTTCGTACAAGTTGCTTCTGGCCACCATacggaggacttgggagagtacaatatctgagttggtagacgcggtccctgcgCTAGGGAGATTACAAACTCGTCGGAGGCTGAAAAGGGCTGTCAATCCCCTACTTAGATGCAGTTCAGGGGAAGCCTGAGAAggcgggtggcctagtggaaagagcccgggtctgggattctaatccctgctttgccgtttatctgctgtgtgaccttgggcaaggcacttcacatgtctgtgcctcaattacatctgtaaaatgagtattactaataataattatggcattttttaagcgcttactatgtgccaggcactcttctgaacatcggggtagatacaaggtaatcaggtggtcccacgcagggctcacagtcttaatccccgttttacagttggagtagctgaggcccagagaagtgaagtgacttgctcaaggtcacacagcagacaagtggcagagggggatgagAACCctcgtcctccaactcccaagcccatgttcttgcctctaggccatgctgtgagccctacctgatttgcttggatccaccccagcgcttagtgcagcaccaggcacataagtgcttaacaaatgccacaattattatattattattattgttatgagggacagggactactccCAGGAGTCAGTCCAGCGCccagcacacagcagatgcttaaccaatgccattagaAAAGAAACGCTAAAGGACAGCCCACCGAGTCTCTGTTCTGGGCTCTTCAAGGCACCCTCCAAAGGCGCTCTCGCTCCGTGGCCCGTTTGGCTCCTGCGTCTCATGGGCCGTCTCGAGGCTTTCCCGCTTTGAGCACAGTTGTGGATTCCCGCAACACCTTACCGCCCTGCCCATCTGACGGGGATTCCCAGCGTGAAAGGCTCCGCGGCCTCCTCGGCATCCCGACCCCGGGGAGGCTCGTGGTTCGTATCTGAGAGCGGCGGGAAAACCGACACCGCGGTCAGAAGTCGCGCCCTTCCTCCGCAGCCTGACCTCCGGAAATAGGCAAGAAGACATCATGACCACTAAGAAGGATAAAATAAGTTTTTATTTATAGTCTTATAGTAAAGGGGGAAGCCTTAACTTGCAAGACAATTCTTGGGCAGTATGTACAACATACTTTTTTATTTCCATGGAATGGAATCAAACATGGACCGAGACTACATAGTATACACTAGAGATCAGCAAACGCCAGGAGTCGAGTACGGTGGGGGTAAAGACGAAGAAAAGATTTAAACGCACGATCCCTCCACTGGGACCCACCGACCGTGTCCAGGactggggccgggcgggaggggagaggggcatctCGTAGAGGAGGCGGCGGGTCCCTGagcaagagggaaatggggatgaggatcgGGGAGGAGGGAGTCCGCGCTAACCTGCAGGGTTTAGTACCAGTACGATGCTCTTGGTGTATTTACATAAAAAACGGTTGGCTCTATTTCTTAGAAATacacacagagagaaagggagagtttgATCATTACTTTATGAATCTGTCGCTTTACAGTTTCAACATcatcggggagagggggaagtccAGTCAGATTCAAAATTTCAGTAGCAGGTAATAAATATTAAAACATCATCGATTGCCCTCAACACAGTGCCCGCCACCCTCACCCAAACCCTTCCTCCCTACCGCAAACACAAACCCACGCCAATCCCCGGGTGCCCCAAAATGCCTCGCTGCTGCAGCCTCCAGATACGCACCATATGGGTGTCACCTGACGCACCCGAATGCTGGCAATTCAggctttaaaacaaacaaaaaaaatagccGGCTTCACCTGCCAACTTGGTGGCCGAGACGCACGGCCTTCCGCTGAAAATGTACTCCACCTGCCCTCGGCCAACCGCAACCTTCCCGCTGGCCTGGCCCTTCTAGCGGGAGCgattaaataaaaaaaaccaaaacactttcgtctaaaaaaaaaaaaaaaaaaggacagaaaaacaaacaaaaacaactcCCCCTCTCCGTTGTTGGTTTCTTTTTTGTTTAAGCAGGGCAAATCTGATTATTCCCAACCGCTTTTCTTCTACAGCTCGAGCAGTTCGCAGATTCACAAAGTCTATCaaatgaggggcaggggagaaagggtGGGGCTCGTGTTGGAGAAAGGAGTCGCCCCTGCTCTGGAGCCCGGCAGGATGGGCAGGCGGGGCGGCGGCCTGTGCTTAGGGGTCCGTCCATCTGTCCTCCGCAGAAAGAGCTGCCAAGTTAGGATGTTTTGGTTGAAAAACATATGACGGGAGAGGGAGCtgctgaaggggaggggggaggggggtgaaagcTGCAGTCCAAGAGcttctactttaaaaaaaaaaaaaaagaaaaataaagagtcTGTGAAACAGCTTGGAGGGGTGTCTAACGATGAACTGAGGGAGgagacggtggaggaggaggaggaagaggaggaggaggaggagacagacagacagtttTTAGTGCTGGCCTGCCCTGCTTAGCTGGCCTCCATGCGGAGCTTCTTTCGGCTCTGGGGCTCTTCCGGCTCTGACTCGGAGCTGGAGTCGGAGCCCCCGTCGAAGGCGGAGATGGTGCTGCCCTTGGGGTTGGTGTACAGGCTGTTGTCCGAGGAAGAGTAGTTGGCCTGCAGCTGGGCGCTCGACCTCGCTTTCTCCAGTGCACGGACTGAAAGGCAAGACGAGGAGCACGTCAGGGCTGGGGAGCCTAGCAGGGCCGGGGAGACTCAGCCTCGGGGTCCTTCCTGTTCTTCCGAAGGCTTGGCTTCGGGAGGTCCGGACGTGCAATGGCCCTCTGGAggctccgccctcccctccccgctcccgtgCGACTCCGGAGCAGAGATCTGCGATGTCATCACCCCCGCCACAGAAGCCCGGCACACGCGCACGGACCCACGGAAACGCCCACCCGCCGAGGATGAGCTCTCTGCAGGGCCCGGCCACGGAATGGAGGAAGAAGAGCGGGGCcgggctccccccacccacccatcgcAGCAGGGGTGGGAGCGGTTGCACCGGGAGGGACGCGGCGGAAACCGACCGGCGGCCCGGGGTGACGCCACGGAACCGGCCAAGGGAGAGTTTAGGTCACGCTCCGTAACGAGACAGACCCTCTGGTCGCgagagcccggggtggggggtggggggcaactgGCAGCAGCTCACCAATGCACACTGCTCCCGAGCCCCGACATGCGGGATACGGCGGCTGgcacctcccatccccaccccccggccgtgtctcccactcccagccccggctCGGTTTCTCCTGAGCCTGGAAAGCCAAGAACCACCCTGTTTTGGCATCGTTCTAACCCAGATGGTTACTTGCATTTCCTTCTACTTGCATCTTccatgagggaggaagagaagtgaacTCCCCAGGAACAAAGACCTTGAGCGGCTCTCCCTTTGCCCTGCGGTCACAGGAAAAGGCGGTTGTGAGCAATGGACAACGCCGTGGGCCGCCCTATGGGCGGCCCCAATCAGACAACCATCTACGCTGGCCCTTGGGAGTCTTGAGGCTTGGTACTTACACCGCACACTTTCTTCCGATGGTCTGCAAAGCACTCTATGGACCTCGGTGCCAGGGGACCTCCCCCAtgtggagggaaactgaggcagaaaatgggggtcgggggagcggTGCCACGTCCCAGGTCAGAAGCGAGATGGGCAATCTTCAGACTTGCGATCTAGAGTTCCATTCCCTAGTCCCCACTGCCCTGACTCAATCATTTTAGGGCTCGGCAAGTTTCAGCTGCTGCTTGGGGAAGTGGCCAAAGGTTCTTCCTCAGACTAACTCCTGGCCGCTTCACACCGCGTCTCTGGGACGGAGGTGGCTCGTCGGCTCTCCGGGCCCGGCTCCGCTCCTGGCTTTCCCGGCCGAGGTAGAGCAGGGCCCGCTGCCCCTACGCCCCGGGTGCTCACCTTGCTGCTCCAGGAGAGCGTTCTGCCGCTTGAGGTCATCAATGTCCTGCTGGTGTGTGTGGTTTTTCCTTCGCATGTACTGGATATACTCTGTGGCTTTGTCTAAGATTTGGGCCCGGGATGCCTGTTGCAATAGTGAGAAAAAGCACAGGGGACAAAATAAAGACCTAGTCCACAGGAGAGGGGAGGCCCAGGTTGTTTTCCGCAGTCGCTggaaggaaggggcgggggagcggaggggcaAAGCTGGCTGGGAAACCGGTCGGGGGTGAGCGagccggcggcggggccccgggcgtACAGCACGGCAAACTGCTTAGCTGGGCACCAGTTACTGACTAATCGCCCGTGACTCCTGAGGCTGGGGACCACGCCCGCTGAGGGAAGACAAGGGTGAGACGATGGACGGCTGGCCCctcgggggaagagaaaaggaccggaggaagagaaggatgttAAACTTCTCTTGCAAAGTAGGGGCCGCGGGGAGAGCTCGTCAGGCTGCTTTCTAGCCTGCGGCCCTGTCTCCCAAGGAGAGAACGCTACGGGGGGGGCGTCGAAGTATTAAAACCTTGATGTCAGCCTCCGAGAGAGCGGAACAGGGCAGGTTGAGCAACTTCCGGCCGAGGCCACGCTCTTTACTCTCCACGTGACGACTGTGGGTGCAACCGTCTGGCCAGAGGAGTAAGTTGGTAGTGAGAGGCGTGAGATGATGGGACCAGGTAACTGAGAGGTGTTGCTCTCAGGTGGCAGATATCGCCAGGGTGACTCAAAGCTGCTGCTCGCACAAGTTACTTCACAGTCCATTTCTCTGGGGTGACGCGGTACAGAGACATAAGGCGGGGGAGCCCAGAGAGGCTCCCGACTGAAGCGTTCCCGGTGGTTCCCCTCTGGAAATCACAACCCGCGTTGTTGGGGTGGGGAGCAGCTCCAGGCAAgacttcaaatgcttagtacagagctctgcacacaatataccCTCAAttgattccattgattgattaaggacagAAAAGCGCTCCAGTACTTTACACGGGTCCCAAATTTCTAacagtgggagacagaagtcACCAAAGGACTAACGTATACAAACACACCTCCTTCTTGGTGGCTTTTACTAGgccctcgggagaatacaagTGGGGAAAACCAAAATAGAGCCTCGCTTATTCTTCCCAGGTTGGGCCCATGGGCTGCGGCAAAGACACTCAGCTCTTTTCTCCAAAGTGCCACGGCTGCATCTGGATGACCTCGATATGCACACGAGAAGgtctaggaggggaaaaggactcTGGGCCCTCGAGTGAGGCAGGACCAGAGGGAGTGTCCCACATGCAGGAGAGGCGGCTAACCACGTCTGCCTGGGCCTGCATGCTGCTTGCCCTAGTTGAAGGCTTGAATGGGGGCACGGGACTGGCCCCATCttggcccttgccctttccacgaCTAACCCAGCCTAGCCAAGGttcttccagctcctctcccGGTGAAAGCCATTctcaatgctgcttcccatcttcccCAATAACTGAACCTACCAGGGCTTTTAATTACTGGGTGGCAAAATTAAGCAATGCACACACTCAAAAAGGGAGCAATTAAAGGAACTCGCTTTTCTCGTTACCGCCCCATCACCTTCGACGTGAACAGCATCTCACGTAAATATTTCATTTACCTAATGGTTTGTCGTTTATCCTGTGTTCTAGATACACACCTGCCATTTAGACTTTATCTCCTTTAGATGATAAAACTCCAGGGGGTAAGGAGAGCGTGGAGTTAAACCTTGTACAGTCCTCAGCCCAGCAGGTTATAAATATGGGTGTTGAATACTTTTgggtgatgacgacgatgataaaGAGGCGCCGTTTTCAGGGCTGCACCCTTCCAGAGTCAGACAGCAGTTTCTCCTTGTTTTCTTACAAGTGAAAAGTTGGACACTAACCACCTATCTCCGATATGGAAGATGGGGAAACCGCAACCTTC comes from the Ornithorhynchus anatinus isolate Pmale09 chromosome 1, mOrnAna1.pri.v4, whole genome shotgun sequence genome and includes:
- the MAX gene encoding protein max isoform X2, whose amino-acid sequence is MSDNDDIEVESDEEQPRFQSAADKRAHHNALERKRRDHIKDSFHSLRDSVPSLQGEKASRAQILDKATEYIQYMRRKNHTHQQDIDDLKRQNALLEQQVRALEKARSSAQLQANYSSSDNSLYTNPKGSTISAFDGGSDSSSESEPEEPQSRKKLRMEAS
- the MAX gene encoding protein max isoform X1, with protein sequence MSDNDDIEVESDEEQPRFQSAADKRAHHNALERKRRDHIKDSFHSLRDSVPSLQGEKQQASRAQILDKATEYIQYMRRKNHTHQQDIDDLKRQNALLEQQVRALEKARSSAQLQANYSSSDNSLYTNPKGSTISAFDGGSDSSSESEPEEPQSRKKLRMEAS
- the MAX gene encoding protein max isoform X3 translates to MSDNDDIEVESDADKRAHHNALERKRRDHIKDSFHSLRDSVPSLQGEKQQASRAQILDKATEYIQYMRRKNHTHQQDIDDLKRQNALLEQQVRALEKARSSAQLQANYSSSDNSLYTNPKGSTISAFDGGSDSSSESEPEEPQSRKKLRMEAS